In a single window of the Raphanus sativus cultivar WK10039 chromosome 9, ASM80110v3, whole genome shotgun sequence genome:
- the LOC108827072 gene encoding glucan endo-1,3-beta-glucosidase 7 isoform X1, whose translation MALFTFFFSLLFLFSISTANAQSFIGVNYGLVADNLPSPSDAAKLLQSTSIQKVRLYGADPTIIKSLAGTGVGIVIGVANGDLPSLASDLSVASQWINTNVLPFYPASDIILINVGNEVSLKAFSCFFSRKIRKLISSGLIQILLSNDLNLVNQLLPAMQNVQKALEAVSLGGKIKVSTVHAMTVLGQSDPPSAGSFAPGYQAGLKGILQFLSETGSPFVINPYPFFAYLGDQRPETLSFCLFQPNPGRVDSNTGIKYMNMFDAQVDAVHSALKSMGFENVEVVVAETGWPTSGDNNVVGPSVENAKTYNGNLIAHLRSMVGTPLRPGKPIDTYIFALFDENLKPGPSFERSFGLFKPDLSMAYDIGLTKTSSSGSQTSQSPSLGKSATSVGWCVPKEDATVDQLQASLDWVCGQGIDCGPITPGGVCFEPNSVMSHTAYAMNLYFQKSPENPTDCDFSQTARITSDNPSYSNCVYPRAGWSGDESLGGALNKYVTSDKAIETNGSECSSFLSLPLFMIIFFFVLPISHHMNF comes from the exons ATGGCtctcttcaccttcttcttctctctcctctttctATTCTCCATCTCGACGGCAAATGCACAGTCTTTTATCGGAGTAAACTACGGCTTAGTCGCCGACAACCTCCCGTCACCGTCTGATGCAGCCAAGCTCCTCCAATCCACCTCCATTCAAAAAGTGAGGCTATACGGCGCCGATCCCACCATCATTAAGTCCTTAGCCGGAACCGGCGTCGGAATAGTCATCGGAGTAGCCAACGGCGATCTCCCATCCCTCGCCTCCGATCTTAGCGTCGCCTCTCAGTGGATCAACACCAACGTCCTCCCTTTCTATCCCGCCTCCGACATCATCCTCATCAATGTCGGAAATGAGGTCAGTCTCAAAGCTTTCTCATGTTTTTTTTcgagaaaaataagaaaactaatctcttccggtttgattcagatTCTGTTGTCGAATGATCTGAACCTGGTAAACCAGCTTCTTCCGGCGATGCAAAATGTCCAAAAGGCCCTTGAGGCAGTTTCACTCGGCGGGAAAATCAAGGTGTCTACGGTTCATGCTATGACGGTGCTTGGTCAATCTGACCCGCCATCGGCCGGTTCGTTTGCTCCCGGTTATCAGGCCGGTTTAAAGGGCATCTTACAGTTTCTTAGCGAAACCGGGTCGCCTTTTGTCATCAACCCGTACCCGTTCTTTGCGTACCTGGGTGACCAGAGACCTGAAACGCTGTCGTTTTGCCTCTTCCAGCCTAACCCTGGACGCGTTGACTCCAATACCGGAATCAAGTACATGAACATGTTTGATGCTCAG GTTGATGCAGTGCACTCAGCTTTGAAATCCATGGGATTTGAGAACGTGGAAGTGGTGGTGGCAGAAACAGGCTGGCCAACGAGCGGTGATAACAACGTGGTTGGTCCCAGTGTTGAGAACGCAAAGACTTACAATGGGAACCTAATTGCTCATTTAAGGTCTATGGTTGGGACTCCTTTAAGGCCCGGCAAACCCATCGACACTTATATTTTCGCTCTCTTTGACGAGAACCTCAAGCCAGGTCCTTCCTTTGAGCGATCTTTTGGCCTTTTCAAGCCTGATCTTTCAATGGCCTACGACATTGGCCTCACTAAAACTAGTAGTAGTGGTAGTCAG ACGTCACAGTCTCCATCGTTGGGAAAATCAGCAACATCAGTGGGATGGTGTGTGCCAAAGGAGGATGCTACTGTGGATCAATTGCAAGCAAGTCTAGATTGGGTTTGTGGACAGGGAATTGATTGTGGTCCAATAACTCCAGGAGGGGTGTGTTTTGAGCCTAACAGTGTCATGTCTCATACAGCCTATGCTATGAACTTGTATTTCCAAAAATCTCCTGAAAACCCTACGGATTGCGATTTTTCTCAAACTGCAAGGATTACATCCGATAACCCTA GTTATAGCAATTGCGTTTACCCAAGAGCAGGATGGTCTGGAGATGAAAGCCTAGGAGGAGCGCTGAATAAATATGTGACTTCAGACAAAGCAATAGAGACGAACGGATCAGAATGCTCCTCTTTTCTGTCTTTGCCTCTCTTTatgatcatttttttctttgttcttccAATTTCCCACCATATGAATTTCTAG
- the LOC108827072 gene encoding glucan endo-1,3-beta-glucosidase 7 isoform X2 — protein MALFTFFFSLLFLFSISTANAQSFIGVNYGLVADNLPSPSDAAKLLQSTSIQKVRLYGADPTIIKSLAGTGVGIVIGVANGDLPSLASDLSVASQWINTNVLPFYPASDIILINVGNEILLSNDLNLVNQLLPAMQNVQKALEAVSLGGKIKVSTVHAMTVLGQSDPPSAGSFAPGYQAGLKGILQFLSETGSPFVINPYPFFAYLGDQRPETLSFCLFQPNPGRVDSNTGIKYMNMFDAQVDAVHSALKSMGFENVEVVVAETGWPTSGDNNVVGPSVENAKTYNGNLIAHLRSMVGTPLRPGKPIDTYIFALFDENLKPGPSFERSFGLFKPDLSMAYDIGLTKTSSSGSQTSQSPSLGKSATSVGWCVPKEDATVDQLQASLDWVCGQGIDCGPITPGGVCFEPNSVMSHTAYAMNLYFQKSPENPTDCDFSQTARITSDNPSYSNCVYPRAGWSGDESLGGALNKYVTSDKAIETNGSECSSFLSLPLFMIIFFFVLPISHHMNF, from the exons ATGGCtctcttcaccttcttcttctctctcctctttctATTCTCCATCTCGACGGCAAATGCACAGTCTTTTATCGGAGTAAACTACGGCTTAGTCGCCGACAACCTCCCGTCACCGTCTGATGCAGCCAAGCTCCTCCAATCCACCTCCATTCAAAAAGTGAGGCTATACGGCGCCGATCCCACCATCATTAAGTCCTTAGCCGGAACCGGCGTCGGAATAGTCATCGGAGTAGCCAACGGCGATCTCCCATCCCTCGCCTCCGATCTTAGCGTCGCCTCTCAGTGGATCAACACCAACGTCCTCCCTTTCTATCCCGCCTCCGACATCATCCTCATCAATGTCGGAAATGAG atTCTGTTGTCGAATGATCTGAACCTGGTAAACCAGCTTCTTCCGGCGATGCAAAATGTCCAAAAGGCCCTTGAGGCAGTTTCACTCGGCGGGAAAATCAAGGTGTCTACGGTTCATGCTATGACGGTGCTTGGTCAATCTGACCCGCCATCGGCCGGTTCGTTTGCTCCCGGTTATCAGGCCGGTTTAAAGGGCATCTTACAGTTTCTTAGCGAAACCGGGTCGCCTTTTGTCATCAACCCGTACCCGTTCTTTGCGTACCTGGGTGACCAGAGACCTGAAACGCTGTCGTTTTGCCTCTTCCAGCCTAACCCTGGACGCGTTGACTCCAATACCGGAATCAAGTACATGAACATGTTTGATGCTCAG GTTGATGCAGTGCACTCAGCTTTGAAATCCATGGGATTTGAGAACGTGGAAGTGGTGGTGGCAGAAACAGGCTGGCCAACGAGCGGTGATAACAACGTGGTTGGTCCCAGTGTTGAGAACGCAAAGACTTACAATGGGAACCTAATTGCTCATTTAAGGTCTATGGTTGGGACTCCTTTAAGGCCCGGCAAACCCATCGACACTTATATTTTCGCTCTCTTTGACGAGAACCTCAAGCCAGGTCCTTCCTTTGAGCGATCTTTTGGCCTTTTCAAGCCTGATCTTTCAATGGCCTACGACATTGGCCTCACTAAAACTAGTAGTAGTGGTAGTCAG ACGTCACAGTCTCCATCGTTGGGAAAATCAGCAACATCAGTGGGATGGTGTGTGCCAAAGGAGGATGCTACTGTGGATCAATTGCAAGCAAGTCTAGATTGGGTTTGTGGACAGGGAATTGATTGTGGTCCAATAACTCCAGGAGGGGTGTGTTTTGAGCCTAACAGTGTCATGTCTCATACAGCCTATGCTATGAACTTGTATTTCCAAAAATCTCCTGAAAACCCTACGGATTGCGATTTTTCTCAAACTGCAAGGATTACATCCGATAACCCTA GTTATAGCAATTGCGTTTACCCAAGAGCAGGATGGTCTGGAGATGAAAGCCTAGGAGGAGCGCTGAATAAATATGTGACTTCAGACAAAGCAATAGAGACGAACGGATCAGAATGCTCCTCTTTTCTGTCTTTGCCTCTCTTTatgatcatttttttctttgttcttccAATTTCCCACCATATGAATTTCTAG
- the LOC108836875 gene encoding uncharacterized protein LOC108836875 — protein sequence MDPNNNPNYPNDRVNLDLSLGIGPQAKDPVEQDGKFMELLRSVSDPTQNAQPSPPLPSLHTIPPGYYNLTYPQNAAGLLPPITNQGGARALDSPRPRTRLGRPPGGHNARRNNSSKAAATVERNVDKDIVPPYPWATTRPARIHNLRYLYSNNINMIFGQVHCKPCESTQTIEYNLTEKFGELYRYIHDNKEELRQRAQKVWSSPKLTPCYSCKNGMKPVISENKEEINWLFLLLGQMLGCCTLDQLRYFCDKTSQHRTGAKDRVLYITYFGLCKQLQPCDLFNL from the coding sequence ATGGatccaaacaacaatccaaactaTCCAAACGATCGTGTCAACCTTGATCTGTCCTTGGGGATTGGTCCTCAAGCAAAAGATCCGGTCGAGCAAGATGGCAAGTTCATGGAACTCTTGAGATCAGTAAGTGATCCTACACAAAATGCCCAgccttctcctcctcttccttcACTTCACACGATACCTCCTGGATACTACAACCTCACATACCCTCAGAATGCAGCAGGACTTCTGCCTCCTATAACGAACCAGGGTGGAGCCAGAGCCTTGGATAGTCCCCGGCCAAGAACTAGGTTAGGTCGCCCCCCTGGTGGGCATAATGCACGTCGTAATAATTCATCGAAAGCGGCTGCCACGGTTGAACGAAACGTTGACAAGGATATCGTACCACCATATCCATGGGCGACCACAAGGCCAGCCCGAATTCACAACCTTAGATACTTGTATTCCAATAATATAAACATGATCTTTGGACAAGTCCATTGCAAGCCTTGTGAGAGTACTCAAACCATTGAGTATAATCTCACGGAGAAGTTTGGGGAATTGTATCGTTACATTCATGACAACAAGGAGGAACTGCGTCAACGAGCCCAGAAAGTTTGGTCGTCTCCTAAACTGACTCCATGCTACTCATGCAAGAACGGGATGAAGCCGGTGATAAGCGAGAATAAGGAAGAAATCAACTGGTTATTTCTTTTGTTAGGGCAAATGTTGGGATGTTGTACTTTGGATCAGCTCAGGTACTTTTGTGATAAAACTAGTCAACATAGAACCGGTGCAAAGGATCGTGTACTCTACATAACTTATTTTGGTCTATGCAAGCAGCTCCAGCCATGCGACTTATTTAATCTATGA